In Humulus lupulus chromosome 6, drHumLupu1.1, whole genome shotgun sequence, a single genomic region encodes these proteins:
- the LOC133786076 gene encoding endochitinase A-like, whose product MTTTSTPHNLDDLISFTEEDLAELLDYFFTTPPSSTPPPTSTVTVTTYGDDHDSITSDERIIVQEQNSIDDDLNLLTTTTTSPSPSPTQPNDAVSTQVHGDLPFISTTPSSPDFPTDSNVRSEFQNSIDDDLNLLTTTTTSPSPSPSPTQPNDAVSTQVHGDLPFISTTPSSPDFPTDSNVRSEFQCKKSVMRPVFEQPIRVTSFKDLISPKFLTTKRVCPLSELEDDHNSTLQINTNLISSQGNNGTPASSSTTTDNNELVLVEVKRFKPKSIQEICCTCKASKCLKLYCSCFKAGKYCTKNNCGCRNCKNTADYKNDVDMARSLHPNHTFQPKTFSANKDNKG is encoded by the exons ATGACGACCACGTCCACTCCCCATAACTTAGACGATTTGATTTCTTTCACAGAGGAAGATTTGGCCGAGTTATTAGATTATTTTTTTACTACTCCTCCTTCTTCTACTCCTCCTCCGACTTCCACCGTCACTGTCACCACTTACGGAGATGATCACGACTCCATAACCTCCGATGAAAGAATCATCGTCCAAGAACAG AACTCCATCGACGATGATCTGAACTTGTTGACGACGACGACGACCAGTCCCAGTCCCAGTCCCACTCAACCCAACGACGCCGTTTCAACACAAGTACATGGCGATCTGCCCTTTATTTCCACGACGCCGTCTTCTCCTGATTTTCCGACTGATTCCAACGTTCGATCAGAGTTTCAG AACTCCATCGACGATGATCTGAACTTGTTGACGACGACGACGACCAGTCCCAGTCCCAGTCCCAGTCCCACTCAACCCAACGACGCCGTTTCAACACAAGTGCATGGCGATCTGCCCTTTATTTCCACGACGCCGTCTTCTCCTGATTTTCCGACTGATTCCAACGTTCGATCAGAGTTTCAG tgTAAAAAAAGTGTGATGAGACCAGTTTTTGAACAACCTATTCGTGTAACAAGTTTCAAGGATCTCATTTCACCAAAATTTCTTACGACAAAGAGAGTTTGCCCATTATCTGAATTAGAAGATGATCATAACTCTACACTGCAAATCAATACTAATCTCATCAG ttCTCAAGGGAACAATGGAACACCTGCTAGTAGTAGTACTACCACTGACAATAATGAGCTTGTTCTCGTTGAAGTTAAAAG ATTCAAACCTAAAAGTATTCAAGAAATATGTTGCACTTGCAAAGCCTCTAAATGCTTGAAACT tTATTGTTCTTGCTTCAAAGCTGGAAAGTATTGCACGAAGAACAACTGTGGATGTAGAAACTGTAAGAATACCGCAGATTACAAAAATGATGTGGACATGGCACGTTCACTTCATCCAAACCATACCTTTCAACCAAAGACCTTTTCG GCAAACAAAGACAACAAAGGGTGA